The Mugil cephalus isolate CIBA_MC_2020 chromosome 11, CIBA_Mcephalus_1.1, whole genome shotgun sequence genome includes a window with the following:
- the LOC125015995 gene encoding sodium bicarbonate cotransporter 3-like isoform X1: protein MAGFWGDIASQRVARAMSLGNDEEAVLDQGKTSSTLYTNFEKEELESHRAVYVGVHVPLGRESRRRHRHRGHRHHRKRRDRSDREDGRESPSYDTPSQRVQFILGTEDDDEEHIPHDLFTELDELAFREGHVQEWKETARWLKFEEDVEDGGERWSKPYVATLSLHSLFELRSCIMNGTVLLDMRANTIEEIADMVIDSMVASGQLEEDVREKVREAMLKRHHHQNEKKLSNRIPLVRSFADIGKKHSDPHLLERNGLLASPQSAPGNLDTSKNSDGRINAGNGGSRENSTVDFSKVDMNFMKKIPPGAEASNVLVGEVDFLERPIIAFVRLAPAVLLTGLTEVPVPTRFLFLLLGPFGKGPQYHEIGRSIATLMTDEIFHDVAYKAKDRNDLLSGIDEFLDQVTVLPPGEWDPSIRIEPPKSVPSQEKRKMPSVPNGSAHHSDTVKEAEHETGPELQRTGRIFGGLVNDVRRKAPFFWSDIKDAVNLQCLASVLFLYCACMSPVVTFGGLLGEATKGNISAIESLFGASLTGVAYSVFAGQPLTILGSTGPVLVFEKILFKFCSDYGLSYLSLRTSIGLWTAFLCLLLVATDASSLVCYITRFTEEAFAALICIIFIYEALEKLVHLGELYPINMHNELDNLTSYTCRCSQPANVSAAARQIWSSRNTTLENIEWEQLSVKDCLELKGEFVGSACGHEGPYVPDVLFWSVILFFTTFFLSAFLKQFKTKRYFPTKVRSSISDFAVFLTILIMVLVDYLVGVPSPKLNVPDRFQPTSNTRGWLISPLGPNPWWTLLAASIPALLCTILIFMDQQITAVIVNRKENKLKKGCGYHLDLLVVGLMLGVCSVLGLPWFVAATVLSISHVNSLKLESGCSAPGEQPKFLGIREQRVTGFMIFVLMGCSVFMTSVLKFIPMPVLYGVFLYMGVSSLKGIQLFDRLRLFGMPAKHQPDLIYLRYVPLWKVHVFTVVQLSCLIVLWVIKASAAAVVFPMMVLALVFIRKLLDFCFTKRELSWLDDLIPESKKKRDDDKKKKEMLEEDEELPFERGGILKFPIKGRIDPSEVNISDEMAKSGIWKSVSKNSDSSKALKRSISQDKLPSIQINVEMEDGRGAVDAETSL from the exons ATGGCAGGCTTCTGGGGAGATATTGCGAGTCAGAGGGTTGCCAGAGCGATGTCGCTG GGCAACGATGAGGAGGCGGTGCTGGACCAGGGGAAGACCAGCTCCACCCTCTACACCAACTTTGAGAAGGAAGAGCTGGAGA GTCACAGAGCCGTATACGTGGGCGTCCACGTCCCTCTGGGCCGCGAGAGCCGGAGACGCCATCGACACCGAGGACACCGACATCACCGGAAACGGCGCGACCGCTCGGACCGGGAGGACGGACGCGAGTCGCCCTCGTACG ACACGCCGTCCCAGAGAGTCCAGTTCATCCTGGGGACggaggacgacgacgaggagCACATTCCCCACGACCTGTTCACCGAGCTGGACGAGCTCGCCTTCCGAGAGGGACACGTCCAGGAGTGGAAGGAGACGGCCAG GTGGCTGAAGTtcgaggaggacgtggaggacgGGGGCGAGCGCTGGAGCAAACCCTACGTGGCCACGTTGTCCCTCCACAGCCTGTTTGAGCTGCGATCCTGCATCATGAACGGCACCGTCCTGCTGGACATGAGGGCCAACACCATCGAGGAGATCGCAg ACATGGTGATTGACAGCATGGTGGCGTCGgggcagctggaggaggacgtTCGTGAGAAGGTGAGAGAGGCCATGTTGAAgcgccaccaccaccagaacgAGAAGAAGCTGAGTAACCGCATCCCGCTGGTTCGATCCTTCGCCGACATCGGCAAGAAACACTCGGACCCTCATCTGCTGGAGCGCAACG GTTTGCTGGCGTCGCCTCAGTCGGCTCCTGGAAACCTGGACACCAGCAAGAACAGCGACGGTCGCATCAACGCCGGCAACGGAGGCAGCCGAGAGAACAGCACGGTGGACTTCAGCAAG GTGGACATGAACTTCATGAAGAAGATTCCTCCCGGTGCCGAGGCCTCCAACGTCCTGGTAGGTGAAGTGGACTTCCTAGAGCGGCCGATCATCGCCTTCGTTCGTCTGGCTCCTGCCGTGCTGCTGACCGGCCTCACCGAGGTCCCTGTACCCACCAG gtttcttttcctgctgctcGGCCCGTTTGGAAAAGGTCCCCAGTACCATGAGATCGGCCGCTCCATCGCCACCCTGATGACCGACGAG ATTTTCCACGACGTCGCCTACAAGGCGAAGGACAGGAACGACCTGCTCTCCGGCATCGACGAGTTCCTGGACCAGGTCACCGTGCTGCCTCCGGGCGAGTGGGACCCCAGCATTCGGATCGAACCCCCGAAGAGCGTCCCGTCTCAG GAGAAAAGGAAGATGCCATCGGTCCCCAACGGCTCCGCCCACCACTCTGACACCGTGAAGGAGGCGGAGCATGAAACGGGACCGGAGCTCCAGAGGACGGGGAG GATTTTTGGGGGTTTGGTGAACGACGTCCGGAGAAAAGCTCCGTTCTTCTGGAGCGACATCAAAGACGCCGTCAATCTGCAGTGTTTGGCGtccgtcctcttcctctactGTGCCTGCATGTCGCCCGTCGTCACGTTTGGAGGTTTGCTGGGAGAAGCCACCAAAGGAAACATA AGTGCCATAGAGTCTCTGTTCGGGGCGTCTCTGACCGGCGTGGCCTACTCTGTGTTTGCTGGTCAGCCTCTCACCATCCTGGGAAGCACTGGTCCAGTTCTGGTCTTTGAGAAGATTCTCTTCAAGTTCTGCAG TGACTACGGCCTGTCCTACCTGTCTCTGAGGACCAGCATCGGGCTGTGGACGgccttcctctgcctcctgctggtgGCCACCGACGCCAGCTCCCTGGTCTGCTACATCACCCGCTTCACCGAGGAGGCCTTCGCCGCCCTCATCTGCATCATCTTCATCTACGAGGCCCTGGAGAAGCTGGTCCACCTCGGGGAGCTCTACCCCATCAACATGCACAACGAGCTGGACAACCTCACCTCATACAC GTGTCGATGTTCTCAGCCTGCCAACGTCTCGGCTGCCGCCCGGCAGATctggagcagcagaaacacgACGTTAGAAAACATCGAGTGGGAGCAGCTGAGTGTGAAG GACTGTCTGGAGTTGAAGGGGGAGTTCGTTGGGTCGGCGTGTGGCCACGAGGGTCCGTACGTCCCCGACGTCCTCTTCTGGTCCGTCATCCTCTTCTTCACCACCTTCTTCCTCTCAGCCTTCCTCAAACAGTTCAAGACCAAGAGATACTTCCCCACCAAG GTCCGATCGTCCATCAGTGACTTCGCCGTCTTCCTGACCATCCTGATCATGGTGCTGGTGGATTATCTGGTGGGAGTTCCTTCACCCAAACTCAACGTACCCGACCGCTTCCAG CCCACGTCCAACACTCGGGGGTGGCTGATCTCTCCCCTGGGACCGAACCCCTGGTGGACGCTGCTGGCCGCCTCCATCCCCGCTCTGCTCTGcaccatcctcatcttcatGGACCAGCAGATCACGGCCGTCATCGTCAACCGCAAGGAGAACAAGCTCAAG AAAGGCTGTGGCTACCACCTGGACCTGCTGGTGGTGGGGCTGATGCTGGGCGTGTGCTCCGTCCTGGGGTTGCCGTGGTTCGTTGCCGCCACCgtcctctccatctcccacGTCAACAGCCTGAAGCTGGAGTCGGGATGCTCCGCCCCCGGAGAGCAGCCCAAGTTCCTGGGCATCCGAGAGCAGCGGGTCACCGGCTTCATGATCTTCGTCCTCATGGGCTGCTCCGTCTTCATGACGTCCGTCCTCAAG TTCATCCCCATGCCGGTCCTCTATGGAGTCTTCCTGTACATGGGAGTGTCCTCGCTCAAAGGCATCCAg CTCTTTGACCGTCTCAGATTGTTCGGCATGCCGGCCAAACACCAGCCAGATCTCATCTACCTGCGCTACGTCCCTCTGTGGAAGGTCCACGTCTTCACCGTGGTCCAGCTGTCCTGTCTCATCGTCCTCTGGGTCATCAAAGCCTCGGCTGCTGCCGTCGTCTTCCCCATGATG GTCCTGGCTCTGGTTTTCATCCGGAAGCTTCTGGATTTCTGCTTCACTAAGAGAGAGTTGAGCTGGTTGGACGACCTGATCCCAGAgagcaagaagaagagggacgacgacaagaagaagaaggag atgctggaggaggacgaggagcttCCCTTTGAAAGAGGAGGAATCCTCAAGTTCCCCATCAAAGGCCG CATCGACCCGTCGGAGGTGAACATCTCGGATGAAATGGCCAAAAGTGGCATCTGGAAATCTGTTTCTAAGAACTCTGACAGCAGCAAAGCTCTGAAACGGAGCATCAG CCAGGACAAGCTGCCGAGCATTCAGATAAATGTGGAGATGGAGGACGGCCGTGGAGCCGTGGACGCCGAGACGTCGCTGTGA
- the LOC125015995 gene encoding sodium bicarbonate cotransporter 3-like isoform X2 has product MEEDNSEQMRPLLTSGNDEEAVLDQGKTSSTLYTNFEKEELESHRAVYVGVHVPLGRESRRRHRHRGHRHHRKRRDRSDREDGRESPSYDTPSQRVQFILGTEDDDEEHIPHDLFTELDELAFREGHVQEWKETARWLKFEEDVEDGGERWSKPYVATLSLHSLFELRSCIMNGTVLLDMRANTIEEIADMVIDSMVASGQLEEDVREKVREAMLKRHHHQNEKKLSNRIPLVRSFADIGKKHSDPHLLERNGLLASPQSAPGNLDTSKNSDGRINAGNGGSRENSTVDFSKVDMNFMKKIPPGAEASNVLVGEVDFLERPIIAFVRLAPAVLLTGLTEVPVPTRFLFLLLGPFGKGPQYHEIGRSIATLMTDEIFHDVAYKAKDRNDLLSGIDEFLDQVTVLPPGEWDPSIRIEPPKSVPSQEKRKMPSVPNGSAHHSDTVKEAEHETGPELQRTGRIFGGLVNDVRRKAPFFWSDIKDAVNLQCLASVLFLYCACMSPVVTFGGLLGEATKGNISAIESLFGASLTGVAYSVFAGQPLTILGSTGPVLVFEKILFKFCSDYGLSYLSLRTSIGLWTAFLCLLLVATDASSLVCYITRFTEEAFAALICIIFIYEALEKLVHLGELYPINMHNELDNLTSYTCRCSQPANVSAAARQIWSSRNTTLENIEWEQLSVKDCLELKGEFVGSACGHEGPYVPDVLFWSVILFFTTFFLSAFLKQFKTKRYFPTKVRSSISDFAVFLTILIMVLVDYLVGVPSPKLNVPDRFQPTSNTRGWLISPLGPNPWWTLLAASIPALLCTILIFMDQQITAVIVNRKENKLKKGCGYHLDLLVVGLMLGVCSVLGLPWFVAATVLSISHVNSLKLESGCSAPGEQPKFLGIREQRVTGFMIFVLMGCSVFMTSVLKFIPMPVLYGVFLYMGVSSLKGIQLFDRLRLFGMPAKHQPDLIYLRYVPLWKVHVFTVVQLSCLIVLWVIKASAAAVVFPMMVLALVFIRKLLDFCFTKRELSWLDDLIPESKKKRDDDKKKKEMLEEDEELPFERGGILKFPIKGRIDPSEVNISDEMAKSGIWKSVSKNSDSSKALKRSISQDKLPSIQINVEMEDGRGAVDAETSL; this is encoded by the exons GGCAACGATGAGGAGGCGGTGCTGGACCAGGGGAAGACCAGCTCCACCCTCTACACCAACTTTGAGAAGGAAGAGCTGGAGA GTCACAGAGCCGTATACGTGGGCGTCCACGTCCCTCTGGGCCGCGAGAGCCGGAGACGCCATCGACACCGAGGACACCGACATCACCGGAAACGGCGCGACCGCTCGGACCGGGAGGACGGACGCGAGTCGCCCTCGTACG ACACGCCGTCCCAGAGAGTCCAGTTCATCCTGGGGACggaggacgacgacgaggagCACATTCCCCACGACCTGTTCACCGAGCTGGACGAGCTCGCCTTCCGAGAGGGACACGTCCAGGAGTGGAAGGAGACGGCCAG GTGGCTGAAGTtcgaggaggacgtggaggacgGGGGCGAGCGCTGGAGCAAACCCTACGTGGCCACGTTGTCCCTCCACAGCCTGTTTGAGCTGCGATCCTGCATCATGAACGGCACCGTCCTGCTGGACATGAGGGCCAACACCATCGAGGAGATCGCAg ACATGGTGATTGACAGCATGGTGGCGTCGgggcagctggaggaggacgtTCGTGAGAAGGTGAGAGAGGCCATGTTGAAgcgccaccaccaccagaacgAGAAGAAGCTGAGTAACCGCATCCCGCTGGTTCGATCCTTCGCCGACATCGGCAAGAAACACTCGGACCCTCATCTGCTGGAGCGCAACG GTTTGCTGGCGTCGCCTCAGTCGGCTCCTGGAAACCTGGACACCAGCAAGAACAGCGACGGTCGCATCAACGCCGGCAACGGAGGCAGCCGAGAGAACAGCACGGTGGACTTCAGCAAG GTGGACATGAACTTCATGAAGAAGATTCCTCCCGGTGCCGAGGCCTCCAACGTCCTGGTAGGTGAAGTGGACTTCCTAGAGCGGCCGATCATCGCCTTCGTTCGTCTGGCTCCTGCCGTGCTGCTGACCGGCCTCACCGAGGTCCCTGTACCCACCAG gtttcttttcctgctgctcGGCCCGTTTGGAAAAGGTCCCCAGTACCATGAGATCGGCCGCTCCATCGCCACCCTGATGACCGACGAG ATTTTCCACGACGTCGCCTACAAGGCGAAGGACAGGAACGACCTGCTCTCCGGCATCGACGAGTTCCTGGACCAGGTCACCGTGCTGCCTCCGGGCGAGTGGGACCCCAGCATTCGGATCGAACCCCCGAAGAGCGTCCCGTCTCAG GAGAAAAGGAAGATGCCATCGGTCCCCAACGGCTCCGCCCACCACTCTGACACCGTGAAGGAGGCGGAGCATGAAACGGGACCGGAGCTCCAGAGGACGGGGAG GATTTTTGGGGGTTTGGTGAACGACGTCCGGAGAAAAGCTCCGTTCTTCTGGAGCGACATCAAAGACGCCGTCAATCTGCAGTGTTTGGCGtccgtcctcttcctctactGTGCCTGCATGTCGCCCGTCGTCACGTTTGGAGGTTTGCTGGGAGAAGCCACCAAAGGAAACATA AGTGCCATAGAGTCTCTGTTCGGGGCGTCTCTGACCGGCGTGGCCTACTCTGTGTTTGCTGGTCAGCCTCTCACCATCCTGGGAAGCACTGGTCCAGTTCTGGTCTTTGAGAAGATTCTCTTCAAGTTCTGCAG TGACTACGGCCTGTCCTACCTGTCTCTGAGGACCAGCATCGGGCTGTGGACGgccttcctctgcctcctgctggtgGCCACCGACGCCAGCTCCCTGGTCTGCTACATCACCCGCTTCACCGAGGAGGCCTTCGCCGCCCTCATCTGCATCATCTTCATCTACGAGGCCCTGGAGAAGCTGGTCCACCTCGGGGAGCTCTACCCCATCAACATGCACAACGAGCTGGACAACCTCACCTCATACAC GTGTCGATGTTCTCAGCCTGCCAACGTCTCGGCTGCCGCCCGGCAGATctggagcagcagaaacacgACGTTAGAAAACATCGAGTGGGAGCAGCTGAGTGTGAAG GACTGTCTGGAGTTGAAGGGGGAGTTCGTTGGGTCGGCGTGTGGCCACGAGGGTCCGTACGTCCCCGACGTCCTCTTCTGGTCCGTCATCCTCTTCTTCACCACCTTCTTCCTCTCAGCCTTCCTCAAACAGTTCAAGACCAAGAGATACTTCCCCACCAAG GTCCGATCGTCCATCAGTGACTTCGCCGTCTTCCTGACCATCCTGATCATGGTGCTGGTGGATTATCTGGTGGGAGTTCCTTCACCCAAACTCAACGTACCCGACCGCTTCCAG CCCACGTCCAACACTCGGGGGTGGCTGATCTCTCCCCTGGGACCGAACCCCTGGTGGACGCTGCTGGCCGCCTCCATCCCCGCTCTGCTCTGcaccatcctcatcttcatGGACCAGCAGATCACGGCCGTCATCGTCAACCGCAAGGAGAACAAGCTCAAG AAAGGCTGTGGCTACCACCTGGACCTGCTGGTGGTGGGGCTGATGCTGGGCGTGTGCTCCGTCCTGGGGTTGCCGTGGTTCGTTGCCGCCACCgtcctctccatctcccacGTCAACAGCCTGAAGCTGGAGTCGGGATGCTCCGCCCCCGGAGAGCAGCCCAAGTTCCTGGGCATCCGAGAGCAGCGGGTCACCGGCTTCATGATCTTCGTCCTCATGGGCTGCTCCGTCTTCATGACGTCCGTCCTCAAG TTCATCCCCATGCCGGTCCTCTATGGAGTCTTCCTGTACATGGGAGTGTCCTCGCTCAAAGGCATCCAg CTCTTTGACCGTCTCAGATTGTTCGGCATGCCGGCCAAACACCAGCCAGATCTCATCTACCTGCGCTACGTCCCTCTGTGGAAGGTCCACGTCTTCACCGTGGTCCAGCTGTCCTGTCTCATCGTCCTCTGGGTCATCAAAGCCTCGGCTGCTGCCGTCGTCTTCCCCATGATG GTCCTGGCTCTGGTTTTCATCCGGAAGCTTCTGGATTTCTGCTTCACTAAGAGAGAGTTGAGCTGGTTGGACGACCTGATCCCAGAgagcaagaagaagagggacgacgacaagaagaagaaggag atgctggaggaggacgaggagcttCCCTTTGAAAGAGGAGGAATCCTCAAGTTCCCCATCAAAGGCCG CATCGACCCGTCGGAGGTGAACATCTCGGATGAAATGGCCAAAAGTGGCATCTGGAAATCTGTTTCTAAGAACTCTGACAGCAGCAAAGCTCTGAAACGGAGCATCAG CCAGGACAAGCTGCCGAGCATTCAGATAAATGTGGAGATGGAGGACGGCCGTGGAGCCGTGGACGCCGAGACGTCGCTGTGA
- the LOC125015998 gene encoding uncharacterized protein LOC125015998 — translation MSRCAPVLMLVALVCLARLGSAQPVDSRAELKKVQEALEELQAERRVMTARLEAAENELRRVKEAPKVAFAVSLGGNGLEKTTNGNKDLVYKDVLTNVGGAYDAATGVFTAPVRGVYYIRFTANAPTDFPMSAVLYKNDLSIQLIAHEQSSGEGSDTASNGATLLLEKDDKLKMKLWHNTQIWDNSNHHSTFSGFLLFPMVEEQLMEFDVEAELKALQASLAQLRTENLDVKEKLETTEKELKAMRDVPKVAFSASLGGNGLQKTTSGRKRLIYREVLTNIGQAYNSETGVFTAPVRGVYYVRFTANGPTDFPLSAVLYKNDMSIQLIAHEQSSGEGSDTASNGAALLLEAGDTLSLDLWQNTQIWDNSNHHSTFSSFLLFPM, via the exons ATGTCTCGCTGTGCCCCCGTGCTGATGCTGGTGGCTCTGGTCTGCCTGGCCCGGTTGGGCTCGGCCCAGCCCGTCGACAGCCGGGCCGAGCTGAAGAAGGTGCAGGAggctctggaggagctgcaggcggAGAGGAGAG TGATGACGGCGCGTCTGGAGGCGGCGGAGAACGAACTGAGGAGAGTCAAAG AAGCTCCTAAGGTTGCGTTCGCTGTCTCTCTGGGCGGAAACGGCCTCGAGAAGACgacaaatggaaacaaagatctCGTCTACAAGGACGTTCTGACCAAtgtgggcggagcttatgaTGCAGCGACAG GTGTGTTCACGGCACCAGTTCGTGGCGTCTACTACATCCGCTTCACGGCCAACGCCCCCACCGACTTCCCCATGAGCGCCGTGCTCTACAAGAACGACCTGAGCATCCAGCTGATCGCCCACGAGCAGTCGTCCGGTGAAGGCAGCGACACGGCGTCCAACGGCGCCAccctgctgctggagaaggacGACAAGCTGAAGATGAAGCTGTGGCACAACACGCAGATCTGGGACAACAGCAACCACCACAGCACCTTCAGCGGCTTCCTGCTGTTCCCCAT ggtggaggagcagctgatggaGTTCGACGTTGAGGCCGAGCTGAAGGCTCTTCAGGCGTCTCTGGCTCAGCTTCGGACTGAAAACCTGG ATGTCAAAGAGAAATTAGAGACaacagagaaggagctgaaggcGATGAGAG ATGTACCAAAGGTGGCGTTTTCAGCTTCTCTCGGAGGCAACGGTCTTCAGAAGACCACGTCTGGACGCAAGAGACTCATCTACAGAGAAGTCCTGACCAACATCGGCCAGGCCTACAACTCCGAGACCG GTGTGTTCACGGCGCCGGTTCGTGGCGTCTACTACGTCCGCTTCACGGCCAACGGTCCCACCGACTTCCCCCTGAGCGCCGTGCTCTACAAGAACGACATGAGCATCCAGCTGATCGCCCACGAGCAGTCGTCCGGCGAGGGCAGCGACACGGCGTCCAACGGCGCCGCCCTGCTGCTGGAGGCCGGTGACACACTTTCCCTGGACCTGTGGCAAAACACCCAGATCTGGGACAACAGCAACCACCACAGCACCTTCAGCAGCTTCCTGCTGTTCCCCATGTGA
- the zgc:153896 gene encoding LOW QUALITY PROTEIN: ectonucleotide pyrophosphatase/phosphodiesterase family member 7 (The sequence of the model RefSeq protein was modified relative to this genomic sequence to represent the inferred CDS: inserted 1 base in 1 codon) codes for MKLQLFFLVFFTVAAGAAGNPLREKRTKLLLISFDGFRWDYDQDVDTPHLDRLAVDGVKAKYVTPPMLTMTSPSHFTTITGRWVEDHEVVHNMMFDTKTNLKVPIKKTMARSEWWDNGVLPLWITAQNQGLKTASFYYPXGAVNYSGQSVNRALVTEAGHPDDNVTEWRQNIDKVMSWFSEEDFHLVTLYYGEPDSVGHAKGPDHPDRKRIIQQIDDTIGYLRDAIDRHGLYDSLNVIITSDHGMTTVKKRPAVDEIILNKYLNLLEHASFEILDYGGFGILTPRPGREQFVFDALSKAPNLTVYKKSEIPESFHLARSQRLPPIVVVADLGFNLNSRFIVYVNKGDHGFHNGEMDMKTIFRAFGPSFKKNYLSEPFDSIHVYPLMCELLQIKPEPHNGSLTVTENMLLPRGGSQSSRSSLALLTSTLLSMLLML; via the exons ATgaagctgcagctcttcttcctcgtcttcttcACGGTGGCGGCAGGTGCCGCCGGGAACCCgctgagagagaagaggacCAAGCTGCTGCTCATCTCCTTCGATGGCTTCAGGTGGGACTACGACCAGGACGTGGACACGCCGCACCTGGACCGGCTGGCTGTGGACGGAGTCAAGGCCAAATACGTGACCCCTCCGATGCTGACCATGACCTCGCCGTCACACTTCACCACCATCACCG GTCGATGGGTGGAGGATCACGAAGTCGTCCACAACATGATGTTTGACACCAAGACCAACCTGAAAGTTCCTATCAAGAAGACGATGGCCAGATCGGAGTGGTGGGACAACGGAGTTCTGCCGCTGTGGATCACAGCTCAGAACCAG GGTCTTAAAACGGCCTCCTTCTATTATC GCGGAGCTGTGAACTACAGCGGGCAGTCGGTGAACCGAGCGCTGGTGACGGAGGCCGGTCACCCCGACGACAACGTGACCGAGTGGCGTCAGAACATTGACAAGGTGATGAGCTGGTTCTCTGAGGAGGACTTCCACCTGGTGACGCTGTACTACGGCGAGCCGGACAGCGTGGGCCACGCCAAGGGACCCGACCACCCGGACAGGAAGAGGATCATCCAACAGATCGATGACACCATCGGGTACCTGAGGGACGCCATCGACCGCCACGGCCTGTACGACAGCCTCAACGTCATCATCACCTCAGACCACGGCATGACCACCGTCAAGAAGAGACCGGCCGTGGACGAGATCATCCTCAACAAGTATCTCAATTTACTGGAGCACGCCAGCTTCGAGATCCTCGACTACGGCGGGTTTGGCATTTTGACGCCGCGGCCGGGGAGAGAGCAGTTTGTCTTCGACGCGCTGTCCAAAGCGCCAAACCTGACGGTCTACAAGAAGAGCGAGATTCCTGAGAGCTTCCACCTCGCCAGAAGTCAGCGGCTGCCTCCCATCGTGGTCGTTGCAGATCTGGGATTCAACCTGAACTCT AGATTCATCGTTTACGTGAACAAGGGCGACCACGGCTTCCATAACGGTGAGATGGACATGAAGACCATCTTCAGGGCGTTTGGACCCAGCTTCAAGAAGAACTATTTGTCCGAGCCGTTCGACAGCATCCACGTTTACCCTCTGATGTGTGAGCTGCTGCAGATCAAACCGGAGCCACACAACGGATCGTTGACCGTCACCGAGAACATGCTGCTGCCCAGAG GAGGATCTCAAAGCTCTCGGTCGTCACTCGCTCTGCTGACGTCAACTCTTCTCTCCATGTTGTTGATGCTGTAA
- the mrps12 gene encoding 28S ribosomal protein S12, mitochondrial-like — protein MSWLWSLKPVLTPLVQASQHVSVWTGPLLSRTMATLNQMHRQGKPKPPPKSVGATFGRPQLKAVILKTMIRKPKKPNSANRKCARVRLSNGKEAVVFIPGEGHNLQEHNVVLVQGGRTQDLPGVKMTVVRGKYDCAHVVKKKQ, from the exons ATGTCTTGGCTGTGGAGCCTGAAGCCGGTTCTAACGCCGCTGGTTCAAG CGTCCCAGCATGTCTCAGTCTGGACCGGCCCCCTCCTCTCCAGGACCATGGCCACCCTCAACCAGATGCACCGTCAGGGGAAACCCAAACCTCCACCCAAGTCCGTGGGCGCCACGTTCGGCCGCCCCCAGCTGAAGGCGGTGATCCTGAAGACCATGATCCGCAAGCCCAAGAAGCCCAACTCGGCCAACAGGAAGTGCGCTCGGGTGCGTCTGTCCAACGGGAAGGAGGCGGTGGTGTTCATCCCCGGGGAGGGACACAACCTGCAGGAGCACAACGTGGTGCTGGTGCAGGGCGGGAGGACGCAGGACTTACCGGGGGTCAAAATGACCGTGGTCAGAGGGAAGTATGACTGCGCTCACgtggtgaagaagaagcagtga